One region of Glycine max cultivar Williams 82 chromosome 9, Glycine_max_v4.0, whole genome shotgun sequence genomic DNA includes:
- the LOC100785911 gene encoding protein NRT1/ PTR FAMILY 7.3, protein MGCLYFIKKDKIKGKVNRGNEVCTSDGAIDSHGHPAVRKRTGTWTTGILILVNQGLATLAFFGVGVNLVLFLTRVMGQDNAEAANNVSKWTGTVYLFSLLGAFLSDSYWGRYMTCAIFQVIFVIGLISLSLSSHISLLKPSGCGDKELQCGSHSSYQTAFFYLSIYLVALGNGGYQPNIATFGADQFDEGDPKERLSKVAFFSYFYLALNLGSLFSNTILDYFEDKGQWTLGFWASAGSAAIALILFLCGTRRYRYFKPVGNPLPRVGQVFVAAAKKWKVKVPSEENLYEDKKCSPSGRRKMLHTKGFRYLDKAAFITSKDLEQLEENKRNPWCLSTVTQVEEVKCILRLLPIWLCTIMYSVVFAQMASLFVVQGDAMATGISSFKIPPASMSSFDILGVAFFIFIYRHALDPFVAKVMKSKLTELQRMGIGLVLAIMAMVSAGLVEKFRLKFAIKDCSNCDGSSSLSIFWQVPQYVLTGASEVFMYVPQLEFFNAQTPDGLKSFGSALCMTSISLGNYVSSLLVAIVMKISTKGDIPGWIPGNLNLGHLDRFYFLLAALTTVDLVVYVALAKWYKYINFEGNNQEDIKKENHEVMV, encoded by the exons ATGggttgtttgtattttattaaaaag GACAAAATCAAGGGAAAGGTGAACAGAGGCAACGAGGTTTGCACGTCAGATGGAGCTATTGATAGCCATGGTCATCCTGCAGTTCGAAAAAGAACTGGGACTTGGACTACTGGAATTTTGATTTTAG TGAATCAAGGGCTTGCTACTTTGGCATTCTTTGGAGTTGGAGTGAATCTGGTATTGTTTTTGACGAGAGTGATGGGTCAAGACAATGCTGAAGCAGCCAACAATGTGAGCAAGTGGACAGGAACGGTTTacctcttctctcttcttgGAGCTTTCCTTAGTGACTCTTACTGGGGAAGGTATATGACCTGTGCCATCTTCCAGGTCATATTTGTTATT GGTTTGATTTCATTATCATTGTCATCTCACATATCCCTATTGAAGCCGAGTGGTTGTGGTGATAAAGAATTACAATGTGGatcacattcatcataccaaaCGGCTTTTTTCTATCTTTCCATATACCTAGTAGCTTTGGGAAATGGAGGATACCAACCTAACATAGCTACATTTGGAGCTGATCAATTTGATGAAGGGGACCCTAAGGAACGGCTTTCGAAAGTAGCATTTTTTAGCTACTTTTATTTGGCTTTGAATCTTGGCTCGCTCTTCTCAAACACCATATTGGATTATTTTGAGGATAAGGGACAATGGACTTTGGGATTTTGGGCATCAGCTGGCTCTGCTGCTATTGCATTGATTTTGTTCCTTTGTGGCACACGAAGGTATAGATACTTTAAACCTGTAGGAAATCCTCTTCCTAGGGTTGGCCAAGTTTTTGTTGCTGCCGCAAAAAAATGGAAGGTCAAGGTACCAAGTGAAGAAAACCTTTACGAGGATAAAAAATGCTCGCCCAGTGGAAGGAGAAAAATGCTCCACACCAAAGGATTTAG GTACTTGGATAAAGCAGCATTTATCACATCAAAAGATTTGGAGCAGCTAGAAGAGAATAAACGCAACCCATGGTGTCTATCCACCGTGACACAAGTAGAAGAAGTGAAGTGCATACTAAGACTACTCCCAATTTGGCTATGCACCATAATGTACTCAGTTGTTTTTGCTCAAATGGCGTCACTCTTTGTGGTGCAAGGCGATGCTATGGCCACTggaatttcaagtttcaaaatCCCTCCAGCAAGCATGTCCAGCTTCGACATTTTGGGCGTGgcattcttcatcttcatctataGGCACGCCCTCGACCCTTTTGTGGCCAAAGTAATGAAATCCAAACTCACAGAGCTTCAAAGGATGGGAATTGGTCTAGTCCTTGCAATCATGGCCATGGTCTCAGCAGGGTTGGTAGAGAAATTCAGGTTGAAGTTTGCAATAAAAGATTGTAGCAATTGTGATGGGTCAAGTTCACTTTCCATTTTCTGGCAAGTGCCACAATATGTGCTCACAGGAGCATCAGAGGTTTTCATGTATGTGCCTCAATTGGAGTTCTTCAATGCACAAACACCTGATGGATTGAAAAGCTTTGGCAGTGCACTCTGCATGACATCAATATCACTAGGAAACTATGTGAGTAGTTTGCTTGTTGCAATTGTGATGAAAATCTCCACAAAAGGTGACATACCTG
- the LOC100786960 gene encoding ATP-dependent zinc metalloprotease FTSH 6, chloroplastic, with the protein MEPNTGVTFEDVAGVDEAKQDLQEIVEFLKTPEKFSAVGAKIPKGVLLVGPPGTGKTLLARAIAGEAGVPFFSLSGSEFIEMFGGVGASRVRDLFSKAKQNSPCLIFIDEIDAVGRQRGTGIGGGNDEREQTLNQLLTEMDGFTGNTGVIVIAATNRPEILDSALLRPGRFDRQVTVGLPDERGREEILKVHSNNKKLDKDVSLSVIAMRTPGFSGADLANLMNEAAILAGRRGKDKITMKEVDDSIDRIVAGMEGTKMTDGKSKILVAYHEIGHAVCATLTPGHDPVQKVTLVPRGQARGLTWFIPGEDPSLISKKQLFARIVGGLGGRAAEEVIFGETEITTGAAGELQQITQIARKMVTVFGMSEIGAWALTDPAVQSSDVVLRMLARNSMSDKLAEDIDNSVRQIIEAA; encoded by the exons ATGGAACCAAACACAGGAGTTACATTTGAGGATGTTGCTGGAGTTGACGAAGCCAAGCAAGACTTGCAAGAGATTGTTGAGTTCTTGAAGACCCCAGAGAAGTTTTCTGCAGTTGGAGCTAAAATTCCCAAAGGGGTACTTTTGGTAGGGCCCCCAGGGACTGGAAAGACATTGCTGGCCAGGGCAATTGCAGGAGAGGCTGGGGTTCCTTTCTTTTCCCTATCTGGATCAGAGTTCATTGAGATGTTTGGGGGTGTAGGGGCCTCAAGGGTGAGAGATTTGTTTAGCAAGGCCAAGCAAAATTCACCTTGTTTGATATTCATTGATGAGATAGATGCTGTAGGGAGGCAGAGAGGTACAGGTATAGGTGGAGGAAATGATGAAAGGGAGCAAACACTGAATCAGTTGCTCACTGAAATGGATGGTTTCACTGGAAACACTGGAGTTATAGTCATTGCTGCTACCAACAGACCTGAAATTCTTGATTCAGCATTGCTTAGACCTGGGAGGTTTGATAGACAG GTCACTGTTGGATTACCAGATGAAAGAGGGAGGGAAGAAATATTGAAAGTTCATAGTAACAACAAGAAGCTTGACAAGGATGTCTCTCTTAGTGTCATTGCCATGAGAACTCCGGGATTCAGTGGTGCAGACCTCGCAAACCTCATGAATGAGGCCGCCATTCTTGCTGGTCGAAGGGGCAAAGATAAGATCACAATGAAAGAAGTTGATGACTCCATAGATCGCATTGTGGCAGGCATGGAAGGAACCAAGATGACTGATGGCAAAAGCAAAATTCTGGTGGCTTACCATGAAATTGGACATGCTGTTTGTGC GACACTGACCCCAGGGCATGATCCAGTACAGAAAGTCACTCTAGTTCCGAGAGGCCAAGCCCGGGGCTTAACATGGTTCATACCAGGTGAAGATCCATCTCTCATCTCTAAGAAGCAACTATTTGCTAGAATAGTTGGAGGCTTAGGGGGAAGAGCAGCAGAGGAAGTTATATTTGGTGAAACTGAGATAACCACTGGAGCTGCTGGGGAGTTGCAACAAATTACACAAATAGCAAGAAAG ATGGTAACAGTGTTTGGCATGTCAGAGATTGGAGCGTGGGCATTGACTGATCCTGCAGTGCAAAGTAGTGATGTTGTGCTAAGGATGCTGGCTAGGAACTCAATGTCAGACAAACTAGCTGAGGACATTGATAACTCAGTGAGGCAGATAATAGAGGCAGCATAA